One window of Rhodothermales bacterium genomic DNA carries:
- a CDS encoding cytidine deaminase, whose protein sequence is MSPENTTEALLDVAREFASRAHVPYSRRAASAAVLLPDGGIVAGVRVESASFPLTIPAALNAVTTAVAMGHRELVALAVAGPVPASTTALASGFGLLPAGDRFWCWNGAVPTPRDVRSPFIVQANGDMIALAREAARRAHIPESEFPVGAVLRTRDGRLIPGCNVEHPDWTCILCAERNALGTAVTYDALPAEMLALSCPTAPDASPCGACRQLIFELIRDATITIDRGAKPAERISPSSLLPGAFSGSALSS, encoded by the coding sequence ATGAGCCCCGAAAACACCACTGAGGCCCTGCTAGATGTAGCGCGGGAATTCGCCTCCCGCGCCCACGTGCCCTACTCCCGCCGTGCGGCTTCCGCGGCCGTGCTTCTCCCGGACGGGGGGATTGTCGCGGGCGTTCGGGTGGAGAGCGCCTCGTTCCCGCTCACAATCCCGGCCGCGTTGAACGCCGTCACGACGGCCGTCGCCATGGGCCATCGGGAACTGGTGGCTCTCGCCGTGGCCGGACCCGTGCCCGCATCGACGACCGCCCTGGCATCCGGCTTCGGCCTCCTGCCTGCCGGGGATCGGTTCTGGTGCTGGAACGGAGCCGTGCCCACACCACGGGACGTGCGCAGCCCGTTCATTGTGCAGGCGAACGGTGACATGATCGCGCTCGCCCGCGAGGCCGCGCGCAGGGCGCATATCCCGGAATCCGAGTTCCCTGTCGGCGCGGTATTGCGTACGCGCGACGGCCGACTCATCCCGGGCTGCAACGTGGAACACCCCGATTGGACGTGCATTCTCTGCGCCGAGCGCAACGCTCTGGGCACCGCAGTTACGTACGATGCCCTCCCCGCCGAAATGCTGGCGCTGAGTTGCCCGACGGCGCCCGATGCATCACCCTGCGGTGCCTGTCGCCAGTTGATATTTGAGCTGATCCGGGACGCGACCATCACGATCGACCGGGGCGCCAAACCCGCCGAACGTATATCGC